The following proteins are encoded in a genomic region of Pelecanus crispus isolate bPelCri1 chromosome 26, bPelCri1.pri, whole genome shotgun sequence:
- the ANKRD33 gene encoding photoreceptor ankyrin repeat protein, whose translation MTNACGGEEHAAAPASRLDASDPELYYEEEETDESEPSDTSSIFSDDSVYPCYELSLGAGGAGELSLYQCCARNDAKLVWERLEHGVTRSEATELDINGRNGLMVACYKGFVDIVPLLQKCPYININQQDKDGNTALMMAAQAGHITIVNYLLNYYPALEVDKRDPRGLTALMKAAVQGRQDCVAALLLAGADLRAVDSIKGKTAREWAAFTGRFETTVRIWSLLQHPRAEQFSTRYRPEWPALAELVAKALRPKSRSKRLLEKVRSMFTFSFPHDPEEDGVMDHMVRMTTSLASPFVATACQTICPDSPPEVGKRRLAVPEILGQHVPDPDAKPEPTSCPGTGASSCNCQAVSEIRLLPPRRLAGGLLSFLPRRLRCGNSIFPGEPIPKIKVSKASCPPAGSREWRQRGGNKNLLQPPKWRYKELKEEKKAAKEAKSEEKKKKGGKRC comes from the exons aTGACAAATGCCTGCGGTGGAGAAGAACATGCTGCAGCCCCCGCTTCCCGCCTGGATGCCTCCGACCCAGAGCTGTACTacgaggaggaggagacggATGAGTCGGAGCCCTCGGACACCAGCAGCATCTTCTCCGACGACTCCGTCTACCCTTGCTACGAGCTCTCCCTGGgggctggtggtgctggggagCTCAGCCTCTACCAGTGCTGTGCCAGGAATGATGCCAAGCTGGTGTGGGAGAGGCTGGAGCATGGAGTGACCCGGAGCGAAGCCACGGAGCTGGATATCAACGGGAGG AACGGGCTGATGGTCGCCTGCTACAAGGGCTTCGTGGACATCGTGCCTCTGCTGCAGAAGTGCCCCTACATAAACATCAACCAGCAGGACAAGGACGGGAACACGGCCCTCATGATGGCAGCCCAGGCAG GACACATCACCATCGTCAACTACCTCCTCAACTACTACCCCGCGCTGGAGGTGGACAAGCGAGACCCCCGGGGCCTGACGGCGCTGATGAAGGCTGCGGTGCAGGGGCGGCAGGACTGCGTGGCCGCCCTGCTCCTGGCCG GAGCAGACCTGCGAGCAGTGGATTCCATCAAGGGGAAGACGGCCAGGGAGTGGGCAGCCTTCACCGGCCGCTTCGAGACAACCGTGCGGATCTGgagcctcctgcagcacccgCGGGCGGAGCAGTTCAGCACCCGGTACCGGCCCGAGTGGCCGGCCCTGGCCGAGCTGGTGGCCAAAGCCCTGAGGCCCAAATCCAGGAGCAAGAGGCTGTTGGAGAAGGTCCGATCCATGTTCACCTTCAGCTTCCCCCACGACCCTGAGGAGGACGGCGTGATGGACCACATGGTGAGGATGACCACCTCCCTCGCCAGCCCCTTTGTGGCCACCGCTTGCCAAACCATCTGCCCGGACAGCCCCCCCGAGGTGGGCAAGCGCAGGCTGGCTGTGCCGGAGATCCTCGGGCAGCACGTGCCAGATCCGGATGCCAAGCCAGAACCCACCTCGTGCCCCGGCACTGGTGCATCCTCTTGCAATTGCCAAGCTGTGTCGGAGATCCGGCTCCTGCCGCCACGCCGGCTGGCCGGCGGCCTGCTGAGCTTCCTGCCCCGGCGGCTGCGATGCGGGAACAGCATCTTCCCCGGAGAGCCCATCCCGAAAATCAAAGTGAGCAAAgcctcctgcccgcctgccGGCTCGAGGGAGTGGAGGCAGCGCGGGGGAAACAAGAACCTGCTGCAGCCGCCCAAGTGGAGGTACaaggagctgaaggaggagaagaaagcgGCCAAGGAGGCGAAGAGcgaggagaaaaagaagaaagggggaaagagaTGCTAA